The following proteins come from a genomic window of Pocillopora verrucosa isolate sample1 chromosome 6, ASM3666991v2, whole genome shotgun sequence:
- the LOC131800232 gene encoding nucleoprotein TPR-like yields MGMGVDIPSIQHVIHVGPPRTIREYFQETGQAGQDGCFSLTPGGGKMRYPENEFANNTSQRILKCTVCGGDHSIFHCENRCGHGDSRQCSCNEHPPQKRKKTSKSTASSQQPADTSHDDLKKKYELLQKDYKRVGQAFQNQQEQEQELTALPKEWEKEAEELANFVRNKDEVIKNLERRLLNAKKVIAELRAEVRRRNQPAPQDPPASQQQHQQTADIHTSTQSLANIHKQYDQVLQTMKENRCSMACAFRLAGCPRSTLRDFMAIAELKKVDSRELDLVLHDQEVKSVRDLEVVCCKRLQCYILVMINMRREGQLLPMKFEARFYE; encoded by the exons ATGGGGATGGGAGTTGATATTCCATCAATACAGCATGTCATCCATGTGGGACCACCTCGCACAATAAGGGAATACTTTCAAGAAACAGGACAGGCAGGACAGGATGGATGTTTTTCGCTCACTCCAGGGGGCGGGAAGATGAGATACCCTGAGAACGAG TTCGCAAACAACACGTCTCAGAGAATCTTAAAGTGCACAGTGTGTGGCGGCGACCATTCTATTTTTCACTGTGAGAATAGGTGTGGCCACGGCGACAGTAGGCAATGTTCGTGTAATGAACACCCGcctcagaaaagaaaaaagacatcAAAGTCAACAGCCTCTAGTCAACAGCCTGCAGATACGTCACACGACGATCTAAAGAAAAAGTACGAGTTACTGCAAAAGGACTACAAAAGAGTGGGTCAGGCCTTCCAGAACCAGCAGGAACAGGAACAGGAGCTGACGGCGTTGCCAAAGGAATGGGAAAAAGAGGCTGAAGAGCTAGCCAACTTTGTGCGGAACAAGGATGAGGTCATTAAAAACCTCGAGAGGCGCCTCTTAAACGCAAAGAAGGTCATTGCAGAACTCCGAGCGGAGGTGCGACGCAGAAACCAACCCGCGCCACAAGACCCACCTGCATCACAACAGCAACACCAGCAGACGGCAGACATTCACACCAGCACCCAGAGCCTGGCCAACATACACAAACAATATGACCAGGTTCTCCAGACGATGAAAGAGAACAGATGCAGCATGGCCTGTGCCTTCCGTCTTGCAGGCTGTCCTCGGAGCACACTACGAGACTTCATGGCAATAGCAGAACTGAAAAAGGTAGACTCAAGGGAACTGGACCTCGTCCTCCACGACCAAGAGGTTAAATCAGTGCGAGATCTGGAGGTTGTCTGTTGCAAAAGACTTCAGTGCTACATCCTGGTCATGATCAACATGAGGAGAGAGGGGCAGCTGTTGCCAATGAAGTTCGAGGCACGATTCTACGAGTga